tccaacacatcacaaatggtcccaattgaccttttctaacctcaattaaggtcatttgtatcaattgaccatttctctaatttttccccAAACTTCAaagttcaagaaccctaatttattaatttcattcacttaatgaAATCAAAGTGTATATCCTTAATCTACATACTTAATTATACTTTTACATCACTTAAACTTTATCAAACCCAAACAATTTCGGTCCCCCTATAAGCTGGCCGAATTGCACATGTAACCCACACACTTGACTTGTTTCATTTCTTTCATCAATTCTAAGTTTATTTCACATACATAAACCTAAAGTTAAAGAGGAATTAAAGAGTTAGAACACGAACCttgactttgaatttcaatcttctaATTCTCTCCactttctttcaaattttctttatCAATCTTCTTTAAAAGTAGAAATAGCCAGGTTTATGGGGGATTTTTGGGAAATTTAGGGTTGACTTGTGGAATTAAAAGCTtggatcaagctttaatggaggatggaAATGGAGGTGGAGGAGGAGTACGGGTCTCGGCCaaaagtgaagaagaagaagaaatgaaatttcttttcattttttttatgtttttatgtgtaattaaagttaattttgacttggtcaattattgtggaaattataattacattttgacatcatatatgatgtcattcaagtgaggtaataaatcaaattttcattctttttctttttccttaatttttccttatttctttaatttaattctcaattccaaaattttcgtttctcctattttattggatagttaggtcaggagtcaccttcaagtgtgaattgaccaaattgcccctcgccggtttgaccctgtttgcaagtaattcaatatttcttccggatcattgacctaattatttgacctacttatcaactcttttctgtgattttctcttttccactaggttcgcaatagtccttaggaccacaACGTCACAATTTTTGGTTCAAAATTAGGTTTAGGACTGAccttgcagtcacttcccggtaaggtcacccatcgctatgagccTCGacccatttaactttttatgctctgtttttcttatttatacttaactatctggcaatcactatttattttcattcagagTTTTTCTAAgtgtcttaaatatggttctaatcttcttaattgtttggaccgacactggtcaccggaacagtaaaatatactaggctatgcatataggggcgtTACACAAGGCTTTGTCATTTGGTATTATTATTGTAGGGGCAAGGGGggtgtgaggcgaaatatcatccattaaaattatataaaatgcaccaggtaatgccaaggaaagatggtggagtcacaatggtctcacttaagtaccacctccttagacagcatttcctagacatgcacttcatacaatcctaatagaatcaaaccactggtaagtaccgtcttcccataacactaccacggtactaaggatttatgtcacgaaggcatagatagacaggagtcgccacccgggtaataaccgggacatattcagtgtttctttcgagggtcatggatggcaacttactccttgcagagtttccacaaccgttattaccatagcctaatgtctaggttcgggatagtgggtacgtaaggggaaggtgttaggcaccccttacgcctggtctaacctcgttaattcgagtgccagtcctctactaatgtttctaaaagtcttgtttatcattcatttattaaacttcatcctaaaaaatgcaattctaatcctacacacgcaagtaattcacaaaagggttgttgtttacacacaattttcatgcacaagtaattcgtatctatggggttgctaattatttaaatgatatttaccagatgactaaaattaatttattattgagaatttaatttacaaacaaattcaatttcaaataaccctacgtttctatttaacttaattaattaattttcaccaagttaccccaaggataattgaactaagttaattatgtacatgtgtaatttattctaatatcacataaggcccaaacaatcacaacctaataaagatttctaacatacaaatttattttacaattaccaagtattaaattaaatttatttacatgccaaatgttagtttaatttacaaacaagattaattttaatttataaagtatttatttaaattaattacatgcaaaagtcagttaaattaaaaacattgttaattttaatttaccaaataaaagttctattattactacaatttcatgccaatggttattcgagaaatttagagctacttacctgttggtaaatgcagttgccattggggcaagttacccttaaaaaagggtcttctcttctagtatggcaatgatatccctggcttactcccgtttagctccatataagctccacgcaaatgtcctctttggtacttaccttaaggctacttaccaattttgtttgtaataaaaaaattaaagaaactaaagaaaataaaagaaataaagaaaatattaataacaatttacattggattctaactctagtcttctaaagggttaagattcctaattagttacaactacctaatggtctaagtcttctaacatgatccaaacacttcataatacttcttgaattaaaagaacacagaaaaatagatcaaatattaattaaaacccaagaaaatacaagaacatgcataaatatacaatttctaaattctgacAGATTAACGGttgcaagaaatccgattttttaaaaatagttatacatgcctaaaaatcataaaaaaattacagaagacagcctacatatcatacaagatcataaaatttataaatcaaacaaaaccctagccgaatcgtctacataaatcgtaacttttctaagtgacagaatcatactatttttttgtaaaattcatatctcattaaccacaacagatatgaatgcaaaaccaattggaaaagattcataagattctgaagttaattttagacaccagatttacacaaaaatcttaaggaacaagggagatatgagctccacaagtcggatatcctgcaaatcagattttacaggaaccctaacttcaaacagtcataacttacaaaatattaaagctttttttatgattcttgagcctaaaattaatggaattttgtatagaatatgaatataatttttacaaattttttacaaattcagaaaataaagaaaaataataaaagtacgagagagagaaactaaatatgtgcagagttgtgtatcccctcaaattaaacatgattacatgatctatatgaacatataaaataaattgaagacaaagagcatataattaaaatattgtgtggcatagatcttgaaaagaaaacaataaaaactgaccttccagaaatcttgtatgaaaatcttctttaagaaaagaaaaaataaggaagaactcaaagagtcttgaatatctctaaatttcttatagctctgaattttctcttcctctttcctcccctcctcttttcttcccttctctagtagggtatttatagggttttgggagagaggtgtgatagggtttggagtcttaggatgataaagtttagatgacttaaacaactacaattacagaattcgaataagactgagatatgggtgaggtgtttcaaccaataggaagacaggaaaaaatggaaggcactaaTAAGGAGTGAgtaagaggtgtggtagggtttagaGTCCTAGGgcgataaagttcagataacttaaatgactaggattgatgaatttggatgagattGGAATAtgagtgaggtgttccaaccagtaaaaagagagggaaagggggtgacaccaataggaaGTAAGGAAGAGAGTgcggccaaggaggagagagatattttgttattttaattttcagaaaataaataaatgggtcccatttaaaattcctaactaggctttcttaggcccatagagcccaattaaacttaattaaatccatttaagaactactcatattaaatttaaacaaaataaaattttatttaaatttaattaaattaatttccccaaaactttattattattattttttttttttcaagatcatgccacggaattaataattcagctccatgcctctaattacatcttacagtcatataattttttcatcatcgggtttcccacggcctcaatgcacatactcatcacaaaataagggtctacaattaTACAGAACTAGATTTGGAGGACTATAGCAATAGATTAATGAACTAGCATTTTCTAATGCACAGGATCTACTTAAGAGTGGCAAGTGTAAATCATACTCATGCCTTAGTAGAGAATTATATGAATAAGATAGAATTTTTGACTTTCAAGAGAGGGAGAGAAATTTAGAGAACTATAAGACAAAAAAACTGGAATGTTATTTCTTGGTAACTCTTATCACAAATGAAATCAAAGCTACCTTTATATAGGAGGAGAGCGGGAACTATTACAACCACTTTTACATACAAACACATGTTTACCTAATAGTTAGGTAAATACATCTAACAAGATAAGAACTAGTTAGGTGGACACATGACTCATACATAACTAAGTCATACATGAAGACAAATAACTTATCtgactaaaattaattatacatatgtATATTTTTCTCTAGCTTCAAGGGGACAGTCTGCTGTCAATTCATATGGAGTTCTGACTTGGACTCAgattataataataatagtatGAGCCATCAGAGTCATATTCCTTGTCATACAGGCTCTTGTATCAGGGACATGGACTATTTTTCTATTCAGGAACAGATGCACTTTTGTTGGTTTCTTATTTTTCTGCCTCAGTGAGGTCTTGAGAACCTTGCCATATTAGATTAGTATAATCAAGAAGAAAATCTGAAACTTTTTTTGGTTGGGCCTTTGGTCCGATACTAGTAGAAGTCATCATTTAGGCCTTGGGCTTGTAGTTATTAATTTCACAGAGATGGGCAATAATTTCTTTTCGCAGTGTGAGGCTTTGTCCTGTCCTGATTGTTTTGGAATAGGTCTTTCATTCGTAGAGTTGGTTTTGAGTCCATAATAATCCTTCTGAATTCCTGGAAAAAGGTATGTGTAAGATGAAAAGAGAGCAAGTTGCTATGGTTTCTGGTAGAGGCTTACGGTGGGGATTATGGTTCTCACTGGCTATCTTTAATCTTCTACACCATGATGAAGTAAGAGAAAACCATTCAAGGAAGCGCCATATCAGGCTTTGTTGATTTTTCATATCTTTGAGGAAATTATAGAGCCTTAGGGTAGAAACTTCAAAAGTGATGGCGTACAGGGTGACCATGcaccataaaaataaaatttcttcataaagcaAACCTTCTTTGAGGTCTAGACAAAAGGTGGTGAGGCATGGAGCATCTGGTTGGAACATAGAGTGTGTCTTTTACTTTTGTCTAAGAACATTGGCAAGGTTTTAAAAATAGAAGAGGTGATTTTTTTGTAAATTCAGTGATTTGGCTGAGTGTTATTGATGTATTGCATCATTCTAGAAAACTTTTCAGTTCAGGAATTAAAAATGAAAGAGTTTTAGAGCTAGAGGGTTTTGAGGAGCTAGCCAAACCAGTGTCTTATGAGatggaatttaaatttttttatttcatttttaattgTTAGGATTCCTTTATAAATTGTGTGgtataaaattttagatttatttaattaaaaataaaataaaattaggcTTATTTAAACGTGATGAAAAGTTGTCGGACTTGAGACTTTTAGCCGTTTAATATAATCTTACTTAAATATTAAAGACCTAATTAACTTTTTGCCAAAAATGACCATTAATCCCTTCTCTTTTTAACCTCATCTTCTCTGCAAAGTGCAAAGGAAGTCAAAGAGAAGATAACGCCATTGCTATAGCTTTAGTTCCTAGTAGCATAAACTCCTGAAAATGAAGGGCTTAATTCAGCTACCTTACGATGCTTCTGTGCGGCTTGCATTAGCTTCACTGGAACGAAATTTGCTGCCAGACACTGTCATTAGAAGCCTTACTCGACTGCTCTTGGCCTCCCGTCTTCGTTCTGGCTACAAGCCTTCCTCTGagctccagctctctgacctcctCCACTTCGTTCATTGTAATGCTTTCTATAGCTATCAGGACGGAGGAGCCCAAAGCTCAACATTATGAATTGCCTACTTCTTTCTTCAAGTTGGTTCTTGGCAAAAATTTAAAGTAcaggtattttttatttttaacgcattgcaaacacagtggaattaatctatttcccttttctctttgtGAATAGACGCAAGTACTTTGTTTATCAGCAATTAGCAGTTCTATGGCCATGAATCATGCCAGTCTCCCCCCTCTTTTGGGATTTTTTTGGTTTGGGTGAAGAAATGAACAATAACAACACAATCAAGGAAAAATAACAATGGGATTGAACTTTAAGACCTTTTGATTTCTAAGGAACTAGCTTTGGCTAGTTTACCACTAGATTAAGGTCTTATTGGATACTAATTGGACATGTTTGGTTCACTTAGAAACGGAATGgaaatgaaaaacaaaaattttCTTGGATCTCCTAGTCTGGTCATActctaattttaatattaaatttaatgaaaatcttaaacaattattattataCTTAAATGTCATTTTCACCTAAATTTAAGTTATTctaatataaaaattttgtaaaatgtCTAAAGTTGCTGTGTACCGAATAATAAGAAAATGGAATGTTGTTACAAGGACTGCATTTCATTATCATTTCTAACCAAAAGCTACTTTGTTTTGATGGAGCCCCTGATTACTCTCTCCATTTATGACTGCTATTTTTCTGGAAATTAGCTTTTGTTCAAATAAATTCAAGACTGAGCCCTCAACTATTGGTGGTGCTATGTGAGTACACAACAGAAGATCTCTTTATACATCTTCTCCTCAACATATTTATCACACGGTATTATTGTTTCTTTTGAAATCTTCAACATTTCTCATGTTATGTGAAAACTCATAGGCATTAGGCAGTCAACATTTCCACTGATATTAGTTTTTGGATGAACATGGTCTTATAAAAAGCCTTTTGCTTTGCTATTATATGAAGTGATTTTGTTCATATGTGAAAAAATGCAGTTGTTGTTATTTTTCTGATAAATCAAACACCTTAGAGGATGCTGAGAAAGCAATGTTGGAGCTCTACTGTGAAAGGTCACAACTAAAAGATGGCCACACTGTCCTTGATGTTGGATGTGGCTGGGGGTCACTTTCCTTATATATTGCCAAAAAGTACAGCAATTGCAGGATTACTGGGATTTGCAACTCAACAACCCAGAAAGCATTCATTGAGGAGCAGTGTCGGTATAATGTTTGATACATTAGCAATATATAATTCACTTCAAATGGTAGATTTTGCGCCAGATATATAGTACtaattatctaaaaaaaaaaaaaaaacacattgaCCATTTTCTATTAATAAAGTAGCGTATTCTTGGTTTCTTCACAAATTAGTAGCTGAGGATCAGCAGATGATCCAAACCATTTAATCACCCTTTTCTGTAGGGAACATCAGCTGAAGAATGTAGAAATCATTGTTGCAGATATTAGCACATTAGAAATGGTGGCATCCCATGATCGTATATTCTCCATTGAAATGTTTGAGGTCAGTGCTTTTCATGTCACACTACAGATGCTAAGATTAAAGTTGATATGATTTGATAATTGGTTTTGTGCTCTAACAGCATATGAAAAACTACAAAGATCTTCTTCAGAAGATATCCAAGTGGATGAACTTCTTTTCGTGCATCATTTCTGCCACAAGGCATTCGCTTACCACTTTGAGGTATGGCTATTTGTTGAGCAACTGCACATGTATGTTTGATCTACTTAGTTTATTTGAAAGGCTAGCTCTTGCATATCTAATAACAAACATTCCATCTTCTGTTTCTATTCAGGATATAAATGAAGATGACTGGATTACTAGGTATTTCTTCACTGGAGGAACAATGCCTGCTGCAAATCTGTTGCTTCATTTCCAGGTCAGCTCTGCATCTCTCATCAGCAAACATATCTTTTCCTTCTAAAGCATAAATTAATATAGGTTCAAATAGCGATGACTAGTCATGTGCCAGTGGATAAGAATACTAAAGCTAAAGAATTCATAAATAAAGATGTACAGCATAGCCACATCAGATCTTATCAAGACTTCTTCTTTCTGAAAACTTGCAGGATGGTGTTTCTGTTGTCAACCATTGGCTTGCGAATGGGAAACATCATGCACAGACAAGGTGAGGATGGATAGTAACCCTGCAATTTATTGTACTTTTCAGATTTATCATTCTCCTATCTTGAGGCAATAGACGTGcctaatttaattttatgatttaCTGAAAACTTGTAGTGAGGCTTGGCTCAAAAGAATGGACCAAAACATGGCTTTGATTAAGCCAATAATAGAATCAACTTATGGCAAGGATCAAGCTATCAAGTGGACCGTCTACCGGAGAACATTCTTTATTGCAGTTGCAGAACTTTTCGGATACAACAATGGGGAGGAATGGATGGTTGCACTATTCCTATTTAAGAAAAAATGAGCTTGAAAAAGCTCCTTTTAAAGTTTCTCTTGTTTGAATGAAATAAGCCACATTTGATGGTCAATTTAATAAGGCAAATTTGAGCGTAACTATCACTATTATTATTGTATAATTTCTAATATATTTTGACAAGTTTTTAACTTGGTCAAAccaattcaatttcaaatccatagCAATTACGGGTGCGATCGAAATGATTGTAGTTCTGGTTTTCCTTTTTTTCActggtttttctttttttttttttttgtcacctAGAACAATGAGCAtgggttgattttttttttgggaaaaatAACACACTAATGTGATATTGCAGTCAAAGTGCTTGAAGTTAGTTTTTGAAGCAGCAaaaaccaaaaatgtgaagtgTTACAAGAACAAGCCCTGAATTAATATGGAATAAAGTTTCTCAACATTACTCAAGGATTTCCTTGAACCAAAAATCTCACTTACCATAAATGAAACAATTCTACCATACCCATCTACAAAGAATCAACTGTAGGCTTCAATCTCCATCAATGCTACTCCAGGACTCTTTCCTGCCTTGCAAATTGCAGATAAGAACAGAACCAGGGGTAGCTTAGATGGACATACTGCTACGCAAAGCAAGCATAGGTAATTATCTGCAGCCAAATGTAAACATGATAACTCCAATAAGCTTTGCTAAatactttgaattagctaaagaaAACATAGCAGTTATTACCAAGCAATCGCAATCATTACCTAGTTTCACATAGCTATATATATAACAGAACTGTTGCTCACGTGTCTCACTAATACCCTTGTTATGAGTTTCAAGATGCAAAAAATTGGGCAGACACAGCCAATCAAGAAGTAGTTTGATTGGTTTCCCTCCACCTTTAAAGGTGCAGGAGTAAGAAGGTTTCAACTTTGAATGTTCCCATCTACTTATTCTAAGATTTATCACCTTCATGGTGAGAGTTGTTAAAAGGAGAGGGCCACCTCCTATATTGTGTAACTCATCCGTTATTCTTTGGCCCATTAGACCTCCACTGAATTAAAAAAACTTAGACACAAAATACACGTACCATCACAATAAAGTTTCCAAGTATACAGGTGCAAGAGGACATATTAAACATGTAAGAGATATCAGAAGTCCACctaaacatgtgaaagagatatAAAGTCATTTTTGTGCTCTTGCCTACAAGCTTAAACTTTTAAGCCGAGTAGTTATTACACAGAGTACCAAAGCATACATTAGGTTTCTAAACTCTACAGCCATTCACCTTCTTTGTCATTAGAAAGTGCTTCTTATCTTATTGTTCTCTTCTTTGTAGCCCAATAATATTATATTCAGCAAAAGATGGAAGTAAGCTTTTCCTTGTTTATACTTCAACCCAATGGCTTTTGCATAATGGGTGTCTTAGAGATATTTAAATCAATTCTTGAGCGTTCACCTACATGCTTTAGCCTTTAGGTTGAATGGTTATTTTACAATGTGATATATTGCTCATGATTTTAAGTTGATGCTGAGTATGATCCCTTAGTCTAGACATACTTCAATTTGCAGTTACAAAGTATCTGTAACCAAGAAATATGGAAGAAATACAAGGGATCATCACACTTAACTTCAAATTAAGGATCTGTAACCATGAAATATGGAATGAAAATGCAGAAACCCAATGATTACATACACACAAACAGAAAGAATTTGTTCTGCATGCAGTAAAGATTGACAACTAAACTTCCAAACCACTAGATGAGAGAAAAGACGAAATGGGACACCAACTCTTACAAAGTGTGACCAAATCAACCATGCTGAATTTTGAACAAAGCAGAGCATTAGACCTAATGGTAAAAAGAAATAGGCAGAAAACCTGCAACTACAATATATAGTCATAAGACAAATGTTCTACACTTCTACTAACCATCAATCCTCAAGGATTCCCTTGGTTACAATGTTATGATTTTATGCACCAGGTAAAGCCCCCAACCTCTTGATTGTGCTTCTTATGCTTATACTGACATCGAGAGAATATCATGCTGAATTCAAAATGAAGCAGACAACtagacctaatggagaaaacacaTAGGCAGCAAGCCTGCAACTAAAATATATAGTCCTAACAGTTTCTCTACTAACCACAACCCTCAATGATTCCCTCAGTTACAACTTTATGATTTTATCCACCATGTAAAGCCCCAAACCTCTTGATTTATATTTCTTAAGCTTACACTGACATCCTGAGATTCTCTTGATATAAGGGCTAAGACATGGCAATTTGGCCAAAGTGGCAACTCAACCTCTATTCATGTAGAAGAGAAAGCTTCCACCAGTTACCCAACATATTACACCTCAGCAACATGTAATGATCTAGAGCACAGCAGGTAAGGTGGAATTCATTGTAGTCCATTATTTTTTAGAGAATTGCTAGTATATCATGAAATAACATCGTTAAAAACAGCAAATTTCATATTAGATTTATCTTATTCTTTCAAAACCAGCTGATACTACAAATATCAAGACTTCAAGTTCCTTTCAGCTTTTATAGATAGTCATGGATAAaccaagaaagaagaagagaaagaaagaaatgaCCATCAAAGAGTAATCTTGTATGAATTACATACACAACCAACTGTAATCATCACAAGAACTTAATCCTATGCCGCACGAACCATAGCAAGCAGGAACCAAGAAGAATGATCAAATATGGGGGGGAAAATTATGTTCCTTTTAACTTACAAGCTGTGCATCCTCTATGCATCTTAACGTGTCCCCTGTGGTAGCAGCATTATGCTAAAAAACAAATCCATGAGGGGGAAAAAAGACAAAACTAAAACTAAAACTTTGACTTAAACAGGAGCCAAGAGGTACTAAACATGGAGCAACAGAACGAAGACAACAGTGCAACTGGACTGGGTACTAATATGAACCCAAAGAGAAATAAGTAAAAAATAATCAAACAGAACCGCAGCATGTTGCTTTTTTCTATGTTGCAGTCAATACACAGCTACATTTCCATTAACTGTTAGAGAAAAGTTTAAATCTTCAACCCATGCCTGGCATCAACAAACATTTCTTTTAGAATATTCATCACTTACCAgcttgaaattattattattattattattattattttgaaaaaaagCTTGAAATTAATTAATCATTTGCAAATAAAATATCTAAGCGTTCTTTACAATGTCCCAATGAAACCACTCGCTCTTTTAAGTACCAGGTCAAGAAAATATATATAAACCGTAGTTTTAAAGACACCAGGTTAATCAAAGGCCAAAGACGTATGTGACCGAAAAATTAACCACTGAATCAATAAATTCATAAAAAGCTAAAATAGTCACCTTTAATTTCTTCTCTAGTTTACTACTTAGAGATAGAACAATGTAAGTTACTGGGGAACACCAGCAGCAGCACCATCAACTGGATTTGCCAAATCAGCTGGAATGATTTCAGCTTCCAAGAAGCGACTCAGATGTTTATCATCCAAATGTTCCTGAAGGAAAACTTTATCAAATTGCCAAGAATTACGCTCAAATGAAATCAAAAGAAGTAAAGGGGAATAGAATATACAGAGAGGCATGCTCTATATTTCTGCCACTCAGAAACGCATTCCTCCTTTTCCCATTTACCCTTCACAAACTTCTCTGAGTACCACCTGCACAACCCATACGAACAGGACATTTTAGAAAGAAAGATAACGAgtgctagggttttaagaggggTTTAAAAAAAGGACGAGCCTAGATAATAAAAGGGGAAAAGACCGACCTGTTGAAGCAATTGTAGTAAGCAGCTCTGAGATGAGCACATGGCGatgttgaagaagaagaagatggagctttcttttctctcttaatAAAACCCATCTCGCATCGTTTCTTCAAAATTCTCCCGTCATCACAGCTCTTGGCCCGTCACGCCAATTGACCCGTGGCAGAGCTGATTTTGTACGTAATTAAGTTTGggcaaattactatttaatttttaaatattaattttatgtataaatctgtctagatatttttaaaaattgcatcaaatagtcTCTAAAAATAGAAATGATAATAGGTGGATCGGGTTGGCGATTGCCCTACAAAGGTTCGGAGTAGGTGGGTCAGACccatttttttacaaaattttttatttttattttttattttataatatagatttatttatttaaaataaagtatgaattaaaaatataaattttaaatataattttaataaaaaatttatattttttaaaattataatatttaaataattaaaatataataatatatcatTATATTGAACAAATTACTAAAATTCGGGGCAAAGAAAAAGGTTTCTCTGTTCTTGCCTGTACAAGATCGAGATGAAGAAATTGAACGGAATTTCGGAAGAGTTATATGGAATTTGAAAACTTTTATCATCCCTATCTAAAATTAGATTCcatcaattatataatttttctctttaaatttattaGTCACATATCGTTAGAACTTAAATTGAAGTTAGACAAAAGCATTGAGACATTTTGATGCTCTCAAACGTAACCCAAATCacctcataaaaaaaaaaacaaaaaaaatcttCCTATGCTACCTTTTCCTTCTCTATTTTCGCTATTGATAATAGGGCTGCAACCATGAAGAATCCCTTCAATTTTCCAACACTTGCATGGCTCTTTCACTAAACAATAACGATACATAGCGAGGGACAAATGGTTCGCTTAACTTCC
The sequence above is a segment of the Hevea brasiliensis isolate MT/VB/25A 57/8 chromosome 11, ASM3005281v1, whole genome shotgun sequence genome. Coding sequences within it:
- the LOC110658010 gene encoding uncharacterized protein At4g33100, which gives rise to MGFIKREKKAPSSSSSTSPCAHLRAAYYNCFNRWYSEKFVKGKWEKEECVSEWQKYRACLSEHLDDKHLSRFLEAEIIPADLANPVDGAAAGVPQ